The following proteins are co-located in the Candidatus Desulfatibia profunda genome:
- a CDS encoding ATP-binding protein produces the protein MSEQKQFVGRKKELDEFQQFLAGARDGPGGKGAPVLLVMGDKGMGKTALLQAMAQEAAGQDHFVIVGEVDKRQSEFSEQIYPLIALLLAEKKLRPGAGRFWLKLGLAGLGTALGLPFLSELGGILKGVRDHHAATGSSLTTLAEILQSALSEVNGKLQEPQNLVVILDPEKESPPDLIPLLRNLERLGMPDKMRFVIAQRHKDALKTAFDVREIDRLCAEPMILGKMHRQEGQEFIETFDPGIRLKGPAQELFWKRYNGWPLLMKLALEEIEKAGGEINEQFIRSLPADIAGFWKQRFQDIRETESQIFVQTVCLLPHPYPKDRLAKFANLDPDQMHKAWNDKLVWCMLDKQDYEETLTEQSWKKCSAPRHETAREYVLERLEEDASLKQKRFSTIVSHYRDQIGEDLESAGVDKDALVYLLVYLAGSEDWDNFLSEVMRLTEVKLRYGLLDSLIANLTIALKISELSENNEYIAKLSGNLGIVYRIRGDLDGAEAMYKKSPEFDEEMGNKEGMAIDYGNLGNVYLTRDDLDNAEAMYKQSLEIDEAIGRKKGMADQYANLGIVYEIRSDLDDAEAMWEKSLELYEVIGAKHMIERVKGWLEDLRKR, from the coding sequence ATGTCTGAGCAAAAGCAGTTTGTCGGGCGCAAAAAAGAGCTGGATGAGTTTCAACAATTCTTAGCCGGAGCAAGAGACGGGCCGGGCGGAAAAGGCGCACCGGTATTGCTGGTTATGGGTGATAAAGGCATGGGCAAAACCGCGCTGCTGCAAGCTATGGCGCAAGAAGCGGCCGGTCAGGATCATTTTGTCATTGTCGGGGAAGTTGACAAAAGGCAGTCCGAGTTTTCAGAACAGATATATCCCCTTATCGCCTTGCTCTTAGCGGAGAAAAAGCTGCGGCCCGGAGCGGGGAGATTCTGGCTCAAATTAGGGCTTGCCGGGCTGGGCACGGCTTTAGGGCTGCCCTTTTTGAGCGAATTGGGCGGCATTTTGAAAGGTGTTCGCGACCATCATGCAGCAACAGGTTCTTCGCTGACTACCTTAGCTGAGATTTTGCAATCCGCCCTTTCAGAAGTTAACGGCAAGCTCCAGGAACCTCAAAATTTAGTTGTTATTTTAGACCCGGAAAAAGAAAGCCCGCCTGATCTAATTCCCCTTTTGCGAAATTTAGAACGGCTGGGAATGCCGGATAAAATGCGGTTTGTTATTGCACAGCGTCATAAGGACGCGCTCAAAACAGCTTTTGATGTCCGCGAGATTGATCGTTTATGTGCCGAGCCGATGATTCTGGGTAAGATGCACCGACAAGAAGGCCAGGAATTTATCGAAACCTTTGATCCGGGTATCAGGCTTAAAGGACCGGCCCAGGAGCTTTTCTGGAAAAGGTACAACGGGTGGCCGTTGTTGATGAAACTGGCGCTGGAGGAGATTGAAAAAGCGGGCGGGGAAATAAACGAGCAGTTCATAAGAAGCCTGCCTGCGGATATAGCCGGGTTCTGGAAACAAAGATTCCAGGACATTCGGGAAACGGAATCTCAGATATTTGTTCAGACCGTATGCCTGCTGCCGCATCCTTACCCCAAGGATAGATTGGCAAAATTCGCGAATTTAGATCCTGATCAAATGCATAAGGCCTGGAACGACAAACTGGTATGGTGCATGCTGGATAAGCAGGATTATGAAGAAACGTTAACAGAGCAATCATGGAAAAAGTGCTCCGCTCCGAGGCATGAAACGGCGCGAGAGTACGTGCTTGAAAGGCTGGAGGAAGACGCAAGTTTAAAACAAAAACGGTTTTCCACAATTGTATCGCATTACCGGGATCAAATCGGGGAGGATCTTGAATCCGCAGGTGTTGATAAGGACGCGCTGGTATATTTACTGGTTTACCTGGCCGGATCAGAAGACTGGGATAATTTTCTCTCAGAAGTGATGAGGCTGACTGAGGTTAAACTGCGTTATGGACTTTTGGATTCGTTAATAGCAAATCTCACGATCGCCCTGAAAATATCCGAACTTTCGGAAAACAATGAATATATAGCGAAATTATCCGGTAACCTTGGCATAGTTTACCGAATCCGTGGCGATCTGGATGGTGCCGAGGCCATGTATAAGAAGAGCCCGGAGTTTGATGAGGAAATGGGCAACAAAGAGGGCATGGCCATCGATTATGGTAATCTGGGCAATGTTTACCTTACTCGTGACGATTTGGATAATGCCGAAGCCATGTATAAGCAGAGCCTGGAGATTGATGAGGCAATAGGCCGTAAGAAGGGAATGGCTGATCAGTATGCGAATCTGGGCATTGTTTACGAAATACGTAGCGATCTGGATGATGCCGAGGCCATGTGGGAAAAGAGTTTGGAGCTTTATGAAGTTATTGGGGCTAAGCATATGATTGAAAGGGTTAAAGGGTGGCTGGAAGATTTGAGGAAACGGTGA